The genomic interval AATTTTAACATTCGGATTCCCTAAAATCACTTGAGCAAGAGTGGATTTCCCGCTGGCATTTGGACCAAGAAGAGCTTGTATCTCCCCTTTTTTTATTGTTAAATCAATCCCTTCTAATATCTCCTTACCATCGCCTGAAACTTTTAAATTTTTAATTTCTAAAAGCATAAAAATTATTTTTCTAATTATATTCTTCTAAAATCTTTCTTGTTTTCGGCTATTTTAAAACCTCAGCCAAAGTCGTATCTTTAGTGATTTTGTTTTTCATTTTTACAAGGATCAACCAGATAGCCAGCCGCCGTCAATCACTACTGTAGAGCCAGTGATGTAAGAGGATTCATCTGAAGCTAAAAACAAGACCAAATTAGAAACCTCTTCTGGTTTGCCTACTCGGTGCATTGGGACTCGAGCCAGCATTCCTTCCATTGTTTTAGGGTCCTGCTTGACTGATTCAATCATTGGTGTTTCAATCATTCCCGGAGCAATGGCATTAACTCGAATATTATAAGGAGCTAACTCCACTGCTAATGCTTCGGTCATTCCAATAATTCCGCCTTTTGAAGCACAATAATGCACAATATTAGGGAATCCAATTCCCTGTTGACCCATAGCTACTGAGGAGATATTGATAATTCTTCCGAATTTCTGCTTTGCCATTTCTTTAACTGCTGCCTGGGCGCAGAGAAAATATCCTTTGAGATTAATATCCAATGTTCGAGCCCAATCCTCCTCTGTTAATTCCAGAAATAGTTTGAACTGGCAGATTCCAGCGTTATTAACTAAAATATCTATTTTACCAAATTTCTCCACTGTTTTTTTTACCATTTCATCTACTTCCTCTTTTTTAGAAACATCACATTTTACAGCCATTGCCTCTCCCTTATTTTTCTTTATCTCTTCCACTACTTTCTCACAGTCCTCCTGAGAAATATCAGAAACAACTACTTTTGCTCCGGCTTTTGCTAAAATCAAAGCATGAGTTCTACCCATCCCTCTTCTAGCACCAGTAATAATAGCTACTTTGTTTTTTAATTCAAACATAGATTTTGAGTTTTTTAATTTTAAACCGACCTTTTTTCCGAGAACGGTTCTCGGTATTTTACTCCATTAACATTAATAATTCTGGATTGACTAATAAAATTATTCCCAAGGCAATCATTATTACTCCGCCAATAAGTTTTATTATTTGTGTTTGCTCTTTACTAATCTTTTTACCTTTAAAAAACCAGCCAAATAATAATATCACTGCGCTAAGAGGTATGATGTAAATAAAGTTGTAAAATAATAAATAGATATAATAGGAAATAGTTCCTTCAAAAACTTTTGCTGACAATACGCCTGTATAAATTATGGGCCAGCCAGCAGTGCAAGGCAGTTCCACTAAAGAAGAAAATAGAGCAAGGACAACAGAAGCTGTGATTAAGGCAGGAAGAGAGCCGTATTTTATAACCTCTTTCATTTTTTCTATCTTTTGCATTAAAAGAGGTTTATGCTTTTCTTGAATCATTAGAGTGACACCTTTTCTAAAGGCGAAAAATTCTTTGCAATTAATTGTTCCGGCAATTAAAGCTACAATAGCAATAATTATCCTTAAAGGATCAATAAATCCTATATAACGAAATACATTTAACCAGGCAGCCATAAACATAAGATAAACAAAAAAAATAACTGATACAAAAGTTAAACCAACAATAAATATCCTTTTTCTGCTTTCAGATACAGAAATCAGTAAAACAAGCAAAAAAGTTAAAACCCATAAAGTACAGGGATTAAAACCGTCAATAATAGCAATAATAAAAGTGAACCAAGGTAAAGACAAACTCAAACCGAGCTCTTTAAAGGTCTCTGGAGAGGCCTGTTTGGCTAAGAAAAAAAGGCCTATCAACCCTATAGCAATTAAAACAGCAATGATAATTTTATCTTTTTCCATAGCTTAATTTTTAATGACTTAAATTTTCTATTGCCTCTTTATATTTTTCTTTAGAATAAGCGCCAATAAAAACATCACAACCTATTAAAACAGTAGGCGTCCATTTAGGCCAAATTTTAAATTCTTTAGCCCTATTTCGATCCTCTTCTTTAGACAAATCTAAATAAATAATTTCCTTCCCTAATTCCATCTCAAGTTCTTGTAATCTCGGAACAACGATTTTACAAGCGCTGCAATGTTTTGATTCTAAAAGTATAATTTTATCAGAAAGTCCTCTTTCTAAACAAGCATCTAAAGCTATTCTCCCTTCCTTATCTAAAACAAAGAGTTCTAAATTAACTTTGTTTTGATCAGGAGCCGGGCTTGGGCTCGGGCTTGGATTTTGCTTTGCATAAACTAAATAGCCAGCAATAATGGCGATAATTATAATCCCAAAACCAAATATTATAATGGTATTTTTTTTCATTTTTTACTTATCTTTATCCTCTAAAATTGCTTTTACTAAAACATCTTTTTCCACTATTTTGGAAAATCTGCGAATCTCATTACCTTCTTTGTCAAGAAAGATAAAACTGGGAATAGCCAAAAGATTGTATTTCTCTACAATTTCTGGATGCTCATTTCTTTCAATGTATTCTGTTTCTAACCAAGGATATTCTTTTTCAATTTCTTTCCAGCGAGGCACCATTGTCTCGCAATCATCACATCCTTTTTCACCAATTTTTAAAACTTTCATATTTGTATTTTAAATATAACTCTTTAAATTTTATTTACGACCTTTCTAATTATTCTTTTAATTTTTGTAAATATCGCGAAACTGATAAGGCAGTTTTTGCGCCTTGGCCAGCAGCGATAATAATCTGTTTATATTTTTCATCAGTAATATCGCCAGCAGCAAAAAGTCCGGGAATTTTTGTTTCTCCTGTTCTAGAATCAATAATAATTTCGTCTCTTTTGTTGAAATCAATTAATCCTTTTACAAAGCCAGTAGCTGGAATACTTCCAATTTCAATGAAAACACCATTTATTTTAAGAGTTTCTAATTTTTTACTTTTATTATTTTTATAAACTATTGTTTCCACAAAATTTTTCCCTTTGATTTCTTTTAATTCAGCATTAGTGATAACTTCAATATTTTTAGCTCTCTTAGCTCTTTTTTGATTAGTTTCATCAGCTTTTATTTCTGGACCATATTCTAAAATACAAATCTTTTCCGCAATCCTGCTTAAAAAAATAGCTGCTTCAAAACCAGCATTGCCGCCGCCGATAACAACTACTGTTTTGTTTTTATATAATGGCCCGTCGCAAACCACGCAGTAACTAACACCGCGGCCAATTAGTTCTTTTTCCCCTGGAACCTCCAAGGGCCTTGGATCAGCCCCAGAAGCGATAATAATTGAATATGATTTAAATTGTTTTTTGTTTTCAGTTAAAACAGAAAAAATCTCTCCTTGTTTTTTGATTTTTACTGCTTTATCTTGTATTATTGGTATCTTAAATTTCTTTAAATGGCTCTCAAATCTTTGGATTAGCTTCTGCCCGGAAATTTTCTTAAACCCGGAATAATTCTCAATTTCTATTGATTTTCTTTTAATCTGCCCGCCAAAATCTTTAGTGACTAAAAGAATATCAAGATTTTCTCTTGCTCCGTAAATCCCGGCTGTTATTCCAGCCGGCCCCCCGCCAATGATTATTAAATCGTATTGTTTTTGATTCATATTGTATCTTTTTTAATTATTTCTCCAGGC from Candidatus Parcubacteria bacterium carries:
- a CDS encoding SDR family oxidoreductase; protein product: MFELKNKVAIITGARRGMGRTHALILAKAGAKVVVSDISQEDCEKVVEEIKKNKGEAMAVKCDVSKKEEVDEMVKKTVEKFGKIDILVNNAGICQFKLFLELTEEDWARTLDINLKGYFLCAQAAVKEMAKQKFGRIINISSVAMGQQGIGFPNIVHYCASKGGIIGMTEALAVELAPYNIRVNAIAPGMIETPMIESVKQDPKTMEGMLARVPMHRVGKPEEVSNLVLFLASDESSYITGSTVVIDGGWLSG
- a CDS encoding thioredoxin family protein produces the protein MKVLKIGEKGCDDCETMVPRWKEIEKEYPWLETEYIERNEHPEIVEKYNLLAIPSFIFLDKEGNEIRRFSKIVEKDVLVKAILEDKDK
- a CDS encoding FAD-dependent oxidoreductase → MNQKQYDLIIIGGGPAGITAGIYGARENLDILLVTKDFGGQIKRKSIEIENYSGFKKISGQKLIQRFESHLKKFKIPIIQDKAVKIKKQGEIFSVLTENKKQFKSYSIIIASGADPRPLEVPGEKELIGRGVSYCVVCDGPLYKNKTVVVIGGGNAGFEAAIFLSRIAEKICILEYGPEIKADETNQKRAKRAKNIEVITNAELKEIKGKNFVETIVYKNNKSKKLETLKINGVFIEIGSIPATGFVKGLIDFNKRDEIIIDSRTGETKIPGLFAAGDITDEKYKQIIIAAGQGAKTALSVSRYLQKLKE